CTCCACGCGCAGGAGGTGACGACGCCGATCGGCCTGCGATGCGGATTCGACAGAATGCTGCATCCGTGGAACGGAAAGTACGCGTAGGTCTCTCGCCCGCTAGTCTGTCCCTTCTCAGCGAGCGACGACCGGCGGCGGATTTTGGGGACAAGAAGTGACGCGCCCAGcaaggccgcagacgcccggGAGGGAtcccgaggcgccgcccgccatccgcgcgcggcctctgcctcgacagccagcagcgactcccgcagctcgtcttcctcgtcgctctcgggttccgccgcgcctttctcggcgtcgcgcgggctgcagaggccgcgggcgtcaGCCGCCGGactccgcggcttcttcgcgcttgttcgctcgccgcgctgccgtaGCGCGAGCCAGAgctgctggcgacggcggcgggtatcgtccgcctcgcgcgcccacgccgcgacggaggagaggcgctcAGGCTTCCCAACGAGGATGCCCACGCGCTGCACACTGGCGCCGAGCGTGAACTGCTTCTGAACCGCCTCGTAgctgagcagcagccgccgacgaACCTTGTAGAGAGACAGCAGTGAGCAGAGCGATGCCTGCGGCAAGCTGTGGTGCGTCTTCACGTCGACGCCCATGCGCGCGAGCCCAGACTCCATGCGAAGCATGTCGAGTGCATACAGACAGCCGAGCGCCGGCaccgacgcggacgcggaggagagcgaaggcgccgcagacgacggcagtggaagggcggaggcagaggacgcagcggactcggcggaggccgctgtACGGCCGTCGAAGAGaagcctgcaggcgcggagagagacgaagagagaagaaggcttTGCGCAATTTCTCTCTGCAACACACCAGGCTGAAACGTCTTCTTTTATATCTCTcactcctctctctgcgctctcgcaaacgtctcgcgtctgcgcagtcCAACAGGTCTCCAgcgcttcgcgtccgcggagaccgcagcgccgccgcacgcgctgagccgtctctcgcttccAGTCGAAGGCTTTTCACTCCTGCTGTGCAAGGATGATACTCGACGCGCTTTGAGTGACAGCAACTGTTGAGGGCACCTCTTCGTGGGAAGGAGAACGAGAAGTGGACGACTGGTTTGGCGGACGAACTGGGCGAGTGTCTGCGAGGGGTAAGAGGAttcgctgccgcgtcgcgcggctaAAGAGCACTGAAGAGGGCCCGATGTCTCAACGTGCCTTCTTCTATTTCTGCATTCGAGAGCAGAGTCTCACTTCAGGAAGGCCAGAGCTGCGCTTGGGGAGCTGAAGGAGACCTCGATTCCATCTTCGCCAGTCGACCCCAGGCGGAGGCACGTCGCGCGCTGCCACGTCGGCTCATGCCTGCGCACACACCATGTACGCTCATGCAAGAGTAAAAAACGCGCACCCactgcacacgcgcacatCGAGGGCATTCTAAGACAAAAGCTGCCACCGCAAGCTTTTGCCGTCTATGCGAATATCCTAGTTCCCACCTATACAATTGGCAACAGACAGCGGCACCGAAATCTCCGACGCGGCAGTCTTTCAGCCGTGCTAACTGGGGTGCATACCCGCgcacataaatatatatatatgcatggatgcatgcacatgtatatacatatatacacatatgtaattacacatatatgcatacatatattgCATATATGTGATGTGTAATGGATATGCTTGGCCTGCGCATATTCAGCCCTCTGAGCACGAGTGGATGAAGTCGgcagctccgccgctgcttctctccCCATGTTCGTCGTTTatgcgccgcgtctcggctCGCTTTTCGCCTTGCGGCTGCCTGTTttcttttcgttttttctcacgcgtttcgcggctgcgtgcgcgtcgcaATAGCCAGTTCGAAGGCCGTCATGTAGGGCATCTCCAGCAGCTGTTGGAGCGAGAGGGGCGTCTGCCAGGCGCTTcgcatctgcagcagcgggctGTCGAGTTCCCGCGCTGAATCTgagtcgcccgcgtcggcaGACATTTCCGCTCCGCAGGaagccgacgccgcctcggcgtcctccgcttcgcctcgcggctccgcagccgcccgttgtgagcgaggcagagacgccgcagccggagagggcgcgggagccgcagctgaggccgcagcagaggccgcacgaggcgacgcgtgcAGAGACAACGAGCGGGACGAAaagcgctgcatgcggtcAGCCAAAATCTCGAAGGCACGTGGTCCCTGGAGCGCGatgcagcaggccgcggagggcagcggggcgagcgagacgtCGAGTCCACTCTGcctggaagaagaaagacacggagagaaagcagagaacAAACACGCGCCGTACaaggaggagacggcgcgcgtgtgggcgcatgcagcaggaCAGAGgcacaggcggcgcgaggcagcgagcaaGCGCCACGAACGAGTTTCAGTGTCTCCCTCTgactccgcctctgcggatCCGCGACGCGACAGATCTGGTGGTGATGCCCTCAAAGACACGAGACGTCGCAAAGCGTCATGCGCGGCTCCCGTTCAGGCTTCCGGAGTCGCGAGCACTCCCAGCCTTTTTGAAAAACGAAACACGCAGTACACTTGCGCGTTTTGCCTCTCAGGCACGCGGGAACCGGCGAGACAACTCCTAAACGGCCGGGCTACCCGAAGCCACATCtcatttcttcttctcgtcgtcgcctccgcgccgtcgacAGAACAGAAACACCGAGAGCGAGGTGGaaggcgcctctgcatgcggttCAACGGGGATAGATCTACGCAAGACGTCACCAAAAAAAAGAAACCGCATACGTCTATTGTCAACTTGTTTCGTGCGACAGGAACCCCGAGCTGACCCGCACAGCCGAGCGGAAGTCCCGCCGGTGGATGCGAAGTCATCATCTCATGAGCTTCCCAGAGAAAGTTGAAGAATAGCTTCAGCGTCTGCGTACCGGCAGTAGTTGATGAACTGCGCAACAAAGTCGAAGcagtgcgcaggcgccgcgcccgagagCCAGACCTCCACATGGCGGCTGAGTTTGGCGACGAAACAGTCATCGAGAATCAAGCCCTTCGagtccagcagcgccgcgtaCTGAGCGTCGCCGACctgaaggcgaagcgcagagCCCGACACACACCCCCAAGCTCCTGTCGCAAGAGAAAAAGGCGCTACCCCTTTTTTTCcgtccctcgcgcggcctcgatcGTGGCAGGCAGCACCCCTCCGCTCTAGGGTTTAGGGATTGAGGTTAAGGGTTTCCGCCAAGCGAAAAAGACCCTCGTCTCACCTTCATGCCTCGCTCCAAGTCGCAGGAGAGAAGCATGTCGAGGACAGCGAGCCGGTCGCGGCCGTGGACGAGCCACACCCGCCGGAAGGAGACgtcgaagacggcggcgctctcgcgcgtcgcccggtACGCCGCCAAGGCGCCCCTGAAGAAAAAATTGAAAAAACCGGCGCGATTCACGGCGGCGTTGCCACGTGTTGACAGAGCTTTAGAAACTGGATATACACGTTGTGTTAcgggcgcgcacgccgcgtgcaatcatatatacatataaatatgcGTATAAATGGATATACATCtacatacagatatagatCTACACATTGATagagatatatatagagagataTAAATATCGAAGTAGATATATCCCCTACGCATTTGGGTATTCGCGCATCTAattatttatatatatatatatatatcatcGTTGacgagcagctgcgcatTTGTTGGCCGCTCTGTTGTTCCCGCACAGACCGTGAGCCACGAAGGCGTAGAAACATTGGATCTACAAACCGCGAACTACGACTTCCCAGGcacgcgccgaaggcggaGTGCTGAAATGAGACGATAGGGGAACCGAAGGGAAGCACGCACGCGACGACCAGCCCTTCGCGCCTCAATGAAAGACGAGAAACGAAATCTCACTCTCCGCAAGCATCCAACCCCTGCGTGTAAGTGCATATCCTCGGCTTCTCTGAACCTACAGCTTAGTGGTCAGGGGGAGTTGACATTCGTTGTATAAGCCGaaggtcgcggcgcctttctctcgccAGAAATTCACGAGAGGCTGGTTCATTTTGAtttctcgcgtcgcctcgaaGGGGTCGTTTGGCACGCCCGAAGAAGCATCCTGGAAAAAGCTATCTTCACCGCTCCTTCTTCTACCCCGTCCCTCGGCGCCCTGTCTTGCTCCTTCGTGTCCGGAGGGCGCGATCCCCTCCACATCGAGGTCTTCAGcctcctcctgtctctctctctcgcctgcgtttcTTTCGAGTCTGCCAACTCGCGCGCTTCCCCCCCGAACAtcttctgcagacgcgccggagGTTCCCACGGTTTGGgccgcctcctgccgcgCGTGTGGGCTGTCTGCCTGGACGGCCGTCTCTCGCCTCAggcctctgctgtctcctcgtcctcccgcgccttcgcgcgcttcaACTCGAAGCTCCgtaggcgcgcgaggcggctcgTCGCACGCAGGGCTTTCCCACTCTCgcacctccgcggcgcctgcgcaagcCCTCcgttcttctcctccctctctacCGAACGctccctcgcttcttctcccgtggagtcggcggccgcgaacgCGGCTGTCCAAGGCGGCATGCAGAGCGTCAGCGCCCGCCAGTCCTGCGCATTTGGCTGCCCATTCCACGTCGAATTccgttcgccttcgcgcgtctgcttcctcttgcgcttgtcttctccgcgcaaGCCGGGAGGAGGTCTCTCCTGCCCCCGCCTCGTcactccggcgcggcgccgcggccgcgtcgcctccgaccggagcgtctcctccgccgcgttgAGCTCCAGCCGGAAGCCCGGAAGACGCGCACTctttctctcggcgtctccttcccAGTGAGGCGACTtcgccagccgcgagcgATGTGGCGGGCTgagccgcggcctccagggcctcggagaatgcggagtgcaagaaggcgtcttcttcgccggcggcggcttcggcctcttcttctgcgcgtgcCACGCCTAAGGGCGGGACCGCATCTTGCTCGGAGACGGACGAGGGGAGCACGAAGTCTTCATTCGATCTGTTGCGAGGGTACACCGCGCAAACGAGGCGGTCGCGCATACGGGCACTGGCGGCAGCCATCACGAAAGAGGGCGCGctgagcgccgcagagaagtcCTCCCCTGACGCCAGGTGCCGCGGCGACCCAGTCGCCGCACTCGGCGGGACAGCGCCCAGCGCGCGTCCTTCGGAAGCTGAGCAAGAAGCGCCCACGTCTTCTGCCGGGCGTGAGGGAAAAGGCGACGATGAGACAgacggagggagagacgaaggaggcgcggaatACGCAGGCCGTCCATCCGCTGACCATTCAaaaagagaggagcgagccTCAGCAGAGCCGCCTCTCCcctgaggcgcgcgtgcgtcaCGCGAACCCTCGTCGTGCGTCAgctcgcctcccgcagcgcgcgacggcgaggcgacaggtGCAGCGACCCCTGCAGCTCCAACGGGTCGGTTTTCTTCCGTGTTCGCCTCGTCTGTGTGGCTCCTTTCCGCATGGAGCGCGAGCCACGCCTCCACGTCCTCAGCGGCCTGTCTCTGAACCTccgagaggcccgcgacgcGGACATCCGCCGCTAGGATTTGCGCGTGTTTCTCGGCagtcttccttcttcgctcgagcgccacctgcgcctgcgcttcttcgAGGCGGAGtctgtcttcgctctcgtcccacgcagcagacacgtccgcgtcgtcgagccctccgcaggcgcttccgccgcgactCAGCGTCAAAAagtcgctgcgtctccgctccaccgccgcctgcgagagaaCGGAGACTCCGCTCTCACCCTGCCGCGAAGCTCCTTCTCTGagcccctcctccgcggcctgcgacggcgcttgaaggcgcctgccgcggcctcttcgcccccgcgcctccgcctcctctcgcggcggaagggcttcttctgtctcccCTTCTTCAGCGTGCCGCTCATCCAAGAGACAGCGACCATCGCTCGTCtcgcccgtcgcctctgcatcGAGCAGTtcttcctcccgcgccgcatCTCTGTCTTCCACGGCgctcagcggcgacgcgggatgtgccggcggcgccagcgcgttgggagagaaggcgggaaGCAGCAAATGCTTGATGTGCAAATCGGtgaaggcccgcggcggaggcgcgacctGCCGAAGGCGGTGGACGTGTGAGAGATACAAGTCAACCAAACTACCTGATGAAGAgctcgaagaagaagcagaaggaggcTCGAGCacggaggacgaaggcgaagaagagtgGGACGCGGCAGCGTAGGGGGCATGCAGGGGCGAGATGCCGTCGTCCTTTGACGCGCCGGATGTAAATTTCGACCCTGGAGCGCAGCCGAGAGGCTCCGGgttttcttcgccggcgaGTGTCTGAAGGAGGACGCTGGCGGCTGGGCtccgctcgtcgcgcgcgggtgagcgcctccgcgcgtcttcgcggagGCGTTCATCGctcgcccttctctgcgacgcagctcggcgcagcgcctgaagGACTTCGCTCTCCACATCGCCCAACGCGCGGTC
This portion of the Besnoitia besnoiti strain Bb-Ger1 chromosome VII, whole genome shotgun sequence genome encodes:
- a CDS encoding glycine cleavage T-protein (aminomethyl transferase) domain-containing protein (encoded by transcript BESB_076180), which codes for MPAQVRLSRCRVFAGMRKGRAPRCLSLLPSPQLAVSHAVSRARLGAELQAADASKRRSEWDAGEHAPWSTCSGGTITPRRLTSSPFSASQAPPSAAVSPAFSSASTRHPSAAAAGVVFSPASRVALRLSPPRLSGPVTRRIAKRRESRSFDLLLRRQENELSGAAFAPPAAAPSAPSSVAPRRSAAASSGSSASSSSSPSSPSSSSEEASLRSLGVESRAFLRRGGAWREPLRGVEKDEGENLASRAFADRALGDVESEVLQALRRAASQRRASDERLREDARRRSPARDERSPAASVLLQTLAGEENPEPLGCAPGSKFTSGASKDDGISPLHAPYAAASHSSSPSSSVLEPPSASSSSSSSGSLVDLYLSHVHRLRQVAPPPRAFTDLHIKHLLLPAFSPNALAPPAHPASPLSAVEDRDAAREEELLDAEATGETSDGRCLLDERHAEEGETEEALPPREEAEARGRRGRGRRLQAPSQAAEEGLREGASRQGESGVSVLSQAAVERRRSDFLTLSRGGSACGGLDDADVSAAWDESEDRLRLEEAQAQVALERRRKTAEKHAQILAADVRVAGLSEVQRQAAEDVEAWLALHAERSHTDEANTEENRPVGAAGVAAPVASPSRAAGGELTHDEGSRDARAPQGRGGSAEARSSLFEWSADGRPAYSAPPSSLPPSVSSSPFPSRPAEDVGASCSASEGRALGAVPPSAATGSPRHLASGEDFSAALSAPSFVMAAASARMRDRLVCAVYPRNRSNEDFVLPSSVSEQDAVPPLGVARAEEEAEAAAGEEDAFLHSAFSEALEAAAQPATSLAAGEVASLGRRRREKECASSGLPAGAQRGGGDAPVGGDAAAAPRRSDEAGAGETSSRLARRRQAQEEADARRRTEFDVEWAAKCAGLAGADALHAALDSRVRGRRLHGRRSEGAFGREGGEERRACAGAAEVREWESPACDEPPRAPTELRVEAREGAGGRGDSRGLRRETAVQADSPHARQEAAQTVGTSGASAEDVRGGSARVGRLERNAGERERQEEAEDLDVEGIAPSGHEGARQGAEGRGRRRSGEDSFFQDASSGVPNDPFEATREIKMNQPLVNFWREKGAATFGLYNECQLPLTTKLGALAAYRATRESAAVFDVSFRRVWLVHGRDRLAVLDMLLSCDLERGMKVGDAQYAALLDSKGLILDDCFVAKLSRHVEVWLSGAAPAHCFDFVAQFINYCRQSGLDVSLAPLPSAACCIALQGPRAFEILADRMQRFSSRSLSLHASPRAASAAASAAAPAPSPAAASLPRSQRAAAEPRGEAEDAEAASASCGAEMSADAGDSDSARELDSPLLQMRSAWQTPLSLQQLLEMPYMTAFELAIATRTQPRNAHEPTWQRATCLRLGSTGEDGIEVSFSSPSAALAFLKLLFDGRTAASAESAASSASALPLPSSAAPSLSSASASVPALGCLYALDMLRMESGLARMGVDVKTHHSLPQASLCSLLSLYKVRRRLLLSYEAVQKQFTLGASVQRVGILVGKPERLSSVAAWAREADDTRRRRQQLWLALRQRGERTSAKKPRSPAADARGLCSPRDAEKGAAEPESDEEDELRESLLAVEAEAARGWRAAPRDPSRASAALLGASLLVPKIRRRSSLAEKGQTSGRETYAYFPFHGCSILSNPHRRPIGVVTSCAWSPHFKCRLAQGLILREFAKHNQALLIAIPMPVPEHWSARRRGRALRSKQFRCLVTAKVHRFPFVPHNYPQSERDRARSIERPFARPEKRRNKQSLA